In a genomic window of Candidatus Poribacteria bacterium:
- a CDS encoding low affinity iron permease family protein gives MRRICSTLAGILIVLLISLMSSCSSRNAPYIEFNRQGFSLQMGLNERCDPVQHSHGGAHLVLAYDSQSNAFKGHVENMTEKTLKDVRVEARLSNREKLGPTPAMDLAPGEKKQVKLIPISKNFTGWTAHVEVPRSQD, from the coding sequence ATGCGTCGTATATGTAGCACTCTGGCTGGGATTCTTATCGTGTTGTTGATTTCTTTGATGAGTAGTTGCTCAAGCAGGAACGCCCCGTACATCGAATTCAACAGACAAGGGTTTAGCCTCCAAATGGGGCTGAATGAGCGTTGTGATCCCGTCCAACACTCCCATGGCGGTGCGCACTTGGTCTTGGCTTACGATTCTCAGAGCAATGCCTTTAAAGGACATGTGGAAAACATGACCGAGAAAACCTTGAAGGACGTCCGCGTTGAAGCCCGCTTATCGAACCGAGAAAAACTCGGTCCGACGCCTGCGATGGATCTTGCGCCGGGTGAAAAAAAGCAAGTCAAGTTGATACCGATAAGCAAAAACTTTACAGGCTGGACAGCGCATGTCGAAGTTCCAAGAAGTCAAGATTAG
- a CDS encoding T9SS type A sorting domain-containing protein — protein MFGGFIMKRHMNPLGRSLRISYMTLICIFYFSAAAFALEPIGSIGEPLVEKHAFLSNETILRVLYSHIQVVEADTGSVIDAFGERNDISDVILSPTVSHLAILNYSRDSKTTTIDIWDTHARQQTAKWEMTGRIRLAAFSRTGSLFAVSFDDEITLHNYQTGAFIGKMIGERRPWKQSHTHRDGSNVGSSHRNNHALVFTPDDHYLIVASARPDVEVWNVETRRLEGHFQGHTGNWVADAVISPHGKRLATFEDGWSDVYVWDVETQQLLWKEETGTGGVFGGVAGIAFSPNSQHLYVGRQTTRLRWTTPGPWRGWDDNVSIYEVETGKQVDVFSGGDFYKLQAISLSPDGTKMLLPYWDAVVLWDLQEKRPLNVWADFVYGWNDAMSADGRTFVSVSRYYIKAWDIPSQKLRLLISAERGLFEKFAVSPDGQKIAIGRNPWIEIRNLRTGAIEHRFQHNYSDGDIAFSSTGRWVATRGSKKIHLLDLENPEKGQILASEAGYDINYTTKFSFSENDKYLAASTRTQKNNNYLNWVVLYKRIADTFIFQYAWQVPELTYASRPALAKGIDGTFLLVLPQYDETQIFKLSPDKPELLNTLDVGAPMRFTSDSRYLFVDREGNLQIFDWQTQTPIDHPPIPDYFDVSRDGSVLLSYANGGQILIWDAKALLPSQPVAIQARGKQHVIFGAVKRNQLLQNFPNPFNPETWIPFRLANESDVTIRIYSSTGQLVRRLSPGIMPAGDYASESKAIYWDGRNQTGETVSSGVYLYTITADGFAATRKMLIHK, from the coding sequence ATGTTTGGAGGTTTTATCATGAAGAGGCACATGAATCCTTTGGGTCGAAGTTTGCGGATTTCGTATATGACCCTGATCTGTATTTTCTATTTTTCCGCTGCCGCGTTTGCCCTTGAACCCATTGGCAGTATCGGAGAACCGCTTGTTGAGAAGCATGCTTTTCTTTCCAATGAAACCATCCTACGCGTGCTTTACAGCCACATCCAAGTCGTTGAGGCGGATACAGGTTCGGTTATTGATGCGTTCGGCGAGCGAAACGACATCAGCGATGTTATTTTGAGTCCGACTGTCTCACATCTGGCGATCCTTAATTATTCTCGTGATTCAAAGACGACGACCATAGATATTTGGGATACGCATGCCCGGCAGCAGACAGCGAAATGGGAGATGACAGGTCGCATCAGACTCGCAGCATTCAGTCGAACCGGTTCGCTGTTCGCTGTCTCTTTTGATGATGAGATTACGCTCCATAACTATCAGACCGGGGCGTTTATAGGTAAGATGATTGGCGAACGCCGTCCCTGGAAGCAGAGCCATACCCATCGCGACGGTAGTAATGTCGGTTCGTCGCATAGAAACAATCATGCCCTGGTTTTTACGCCAGACGATCATTATCTCATCGTCGCCTCAGCACGTCCAGACGTCGAGGTGTGGAATGTCGAAACCCGTCGCTTGGAAGGGCATTTTCAAGGACACACAGGCAACTGGGTCGCAGATGCCGTTATCAGCCCCCACGGAAAACGACTGGCAACGTTTGAAGATGGCTGGAGCGATGTTTACGTCTGGGACGTTGAGACCCAGCAGCTCTTATGGAAAGAGGAAACAGGCACTGGCGGGGTTTTTGGCGGCGTTGCGGGCATCGCTTTCAGTCCAAATTCTCAACATCTCTATGTCGGTAGGCAGACGACACGGCTGCGTTGGACGACTCCGGGTCCCTGGAGGGGTTGGGACGATAACGTCAGCATCTATGAGGTTGAAACCGGGAAACAGGTCGATGTGTTTTCCGGCGGCGATTTCTACAAATTGCAGGCGATCTCACTCTCGCCAGACGGCACAAAAATGCTTTTGCCGTATTGGGACGCCGTTGTGCTATGGGATCTTCAAGAAAAGCGACCTTTGAATGTTTGGGCGGATTTCGTCTATGGTTGGAACGATGCTATGTCTGCTGACGGCAGAACTTTTGTCTCTGTCTCCCGCTATTACATTAAGGCATGGGATATTCCGTCGCAAAAACTCCGATTACTTATTTCTGCCGAACGCGGACTTTTTGAGAAGTTCGCTGTCTCACCTGATGGCCAGAAAATCGCTATTGGTCGGAACCCTTGGATTGAGATCCGCAACTTGCGCACAGGTGCTATTGAACACCGATTTCAGCATAATTATTCAGATGGTGACATCGCTTTCAGTTCAACAGGGAGATGGGTCGCAACGCGGGGATCCAAGAAGATTCACCTCTTGGATCTCGAAAATCCAGAAAAAGGTCAGATACTCGCTTCAGAAGCCGGTTACGATATTAACTACACTACCAAGTTCAGCTTCAGCGAAAACGATAAATATCTCGCTGCCTCCACACGCACACAGAAAAATAACAACTATCTGAATTGGGTCGTCTTATACAAACGCATCGCAGACACCTTCATTTTCCAATATGCATGGCAGGTGCCGGAACTCACTTACGCTTCGAGACCCGCTTTGGCAAAGGGTATCGACGGAACGTTTCTACTGGTTCTGCCCCAATATGATGAAACGCAGATTTTCAAACTCTCACCTGATAAACCCGAACTCCTCAACACATTGGATGTTGGTGCACCTATGCGCTTTACATCCGATAGCCGCTATCTCTTTGTGGATCGAGAGGGTAACCTGCAAATTTTCGACTGGCAGACACAAACGCCAATCGACCATCCACCGATTCCAGACTATTTTGATGTTAGTCGCGATGGCTCGGTTCTGCTTTCCTACGCCAATGGCGGACAAATCCTGATATGGGACGCAAAGGCACTCCTACCTTCACAACCCGTCGCTATCCAAGCGCGCGGTAAGCAGCACGTCATCTTCGGAGCAGTAAAGCGAAACCAGCTCTTACAAAACTTTCCAAACCCTTTCAACCCGGAAACTTGGATACCCTTCCGACTCGCAAATGAAAGCGATGTTACGATTCGTATTTATAGTTCAACAGGTCAATTAGTCCGACGTTTATCGCCCGGAATTATGCCCGCAGGCGACTACGCCTCGGAATCAAAAGCTATTTACTGGGACGGACGCAACCAGACAGGTGAAACTGTAAGTTCTGGTGTCTATCTTTACACCATCACAGCGGATGGCTTTGCGGCAACCCGCAAAATGCTGATTCACAAATAA